Genomic DNA from Desulfovibrio porci:
GTCGAATTCAGGCGTTGCGGCGGCGCATGGCGGCCCTATCCCGTGGAATACAAAAAAGGCTCGCCGCACGGGCATGCCGAGGCCGACGCCGTACAGGTCTGCGCGCAGGCCGTCTGCCTTGAGGAAATGCTGGGAACGTCCATCCCCGAAGCGGCGATCTTTTATGGCGCTCAGCGGCGCAGAAGCGTTGTGCCGCTCACGGAGGACTTGCGCCGGAAAAGCGCGGATATCGCCCTGGCCGTGCATGAGCTTTTCCGGATCGGCAAAACGCCGCTTCCGGAAAAACGGGGCCATTGCGCGGCCTGCTCTCTCCAAAACGCCTGCATGCCCGCTTTTGTGGAAGAATCCGCGCTGGCCGCGCGTTATCTTGAAGCTCTGTGGAGAGAACCATGAAACGCCACCTGAACACGCTTTTCGTGACCACGCAAAATACCTGGCTGTCCAAGGACGGCGAGTGTGTCAGTCTGCGCGCGGAAGGGCGGGAACTGGGAAAAGTTCCCATCCACACCATCGGGTCGCTGGTCTGCTTTGGGCAGGTCAGTTGCAGTTCCTTTCTGCTCGGCCATTGCGCCCAGAACGGCGTGGCCGTGTCCTGGCTCACGGAAAACGGGCGTTTCATGGCCGCAATGCATGGTCCCACCACAGGCAATGTGCTGCTGCGGCGTGAGCAGTACCGCAAAACGGACAGCGCGGAAGGGGCGGTCCCTTTGGCCCGCGCCTTCATCACCGGCAAGATTGTCAATTGCCGCACGGTCTTGCGGCGGGCGGCCAGAGAACATCCCGAGGAACACGCCGACGGCGGGCTGGCCCGGGCCTGTGAAAGCCTCACATCCTGTCTGCAGCGTCTGCCCCAGGCGCGGTCGCTTGATGAAATCCGTGGTCTGGAGGGCGAGGCGGCCGGAATGTACTTCAGTGTTTTTGGCCGCCTCATCTCCGCCAAGGCCAAAGGCATACGTTTCACCGGACGCAGCCGCCGTCCGCCGCTGGATGAGATCAATTGCCTGCTCTCCTTTTTCTACACGCTGCTGGCGGCGGACCTGCGTGGGGCCATTGAAAGCGTCGGGCTTGATCCCGCTGTGGGCTTTCTGCATCGGGACAGGCCGGGCAGGCCGAGTCTCGCCCTGGATATGATGGAGGAATTCCGCCCTGTTCTGGCGGACCGGCTGGCGCTGACGCTGGTCAACAGGGGGCAGATACGGGCGAAAGATTTTGAGCAGACCGCGTCCGGCGCGGTCCTTCTGAAAGAAAAAGCCCGCAAGGAAGTGCTTGTGGCCTACCAGGAACGCAAACGCGAAGAAATACTGCATCCTTTTCTGAATGAACGCATGACCACAGGCCTGCTCTGGCATATGCAGGCGCGTCTGCTGGCCCGGCATATCAGGGGCGAGATGGACGCCTACCCGCCCTTTGTCATCAGGTGACGCATGCTTGTCCTGGTGAGCTATGACGTCAATACGGAAGACGCGGCGGGGCGGCGGCGCCTGCGGCGCATTGCCCGGCATTGCCAGAACTGGGGACAGCGCGTGCAATTCTCTGTTTTTGAATGCGCCGTGGATCCGGCGCAGTGGAAAAACCTGCGCGCGGCGCTGCTCAATGAGATGGATCAGGACAAGGACAGCCTGCGCTTTTATTTTCTCGGCAGCTCCTGGCGGGGCAAGATAGAGCACTGGGGCGTTAAGCCGGGCTACGATCCTGAGGGGCCGTTGATTTTCTGAAGCGGGGACCTCAAGTTGACGGCTTTTTGCAGGAAGATCCGCGATACATCCAGCATATTGGAATATAACACAATAATTGTATAGCTATAAAAAATACGGAAAGCCGGGCAGCGCCAAACGGCAGATTCCCGAAATGGCCCCCGCAAAACCTTTATGCGCGCAGGCTGAGGCCTGCCACGTCGCCTCCCACGCGGAGGCGTGGATTGAAACCCGGTAGAGAATGAAAAATATACCAATGCGCAGAGGTCGCCTCCCACGCGGAGGCGTGGATTGAAACCACCCCTTCCCTGCCGTCGCGTCGCTTCCCGCTGGTCGCCTCCCACGCGGAGGCGTGGATTGAAACGTGGCTATCGGGGCCAATAGCATCATTAATAGCCTTGTCGCCTCCCACGCGGAGGCGTGGATTGAAACCGGGGCGAACGCGATCCAGGCTTGCGTCCGGCTCCGTCGCCTCCCACGCGGAGGCGTGGATTGAAACGGAACCCGTCTGGCTAATACCGAGCACTTTGCGCCGTCGCCTCCCACGCGGAGGCGTGGATTGAAACCAGCGTTCCTCAAACGACTCCGGCACTTCTGCAAGCCAAGGTCGCCTCCCACGCGGAGGCGTGGATTGAAACCAGCGTGGGTGTTGACGGACGCACAACCCGTAGTGTCGCCTCCCACGCGGAGGCGTGGATTGAAACGCGTGGTGGAACGTGATGGTGAGCCGTGGTTCGTGTCGCCTCCCACGCGGAGGCGTGGATTGAAACCACGGCACAAGGAAGAACGCTTGAAGGTGCTGAGTCGCCTCCCACGCGGAGGCGTGGATTGAAACGAGGTGGTCATTTTCGGGCTTGTTGATGGCGATGATGTCGCCTCCCACGCGGAGGCGTGGATTGAAACGGCAGGGGGCGGGAACAGTGAATCAGGCGCGCATGTCGCCTCCCACGCGGAGGCGTGGATTGAAACATGTGCAAATCGCTTTTTCCAAGGGGGCGAAGGGTCGCCTCCCACGCGGAGGCGTGGATTGAAACTCGACCTGCCGCCGGAAAGCTTTGGCAACGAAACAGTCGCCTCCCACGCGGAGGCGTGGATTGAAACACCGCCGCCGTTACCGCTACTGCCCCTGCCGCCAAGTCGCCTCCCACGCGGAGGCGTGGATTGAAACGGGAGAAGACGTGGTGCAGGCGACTGTTGAGTTGCGTCGCCTCCCACGCGGAGGCGTGGATTGAAACCGACCAAGGCAGAGGCAAAAAAATGGGAGGCAGAGTCGCCTCCCACGCGGAGGCGTGGATTGAAACAGCCATACGCAGATACGAAGTGGCGAAGTCAAGCGTCGCCTCCCACGCGGAGGCGTGGATTGAAACTTCATAACCATGAGATTCATATTTTCGCCGCATAGTCGCCTCCCACGCGGAGGCGTGGATTGAAACTCTGGCGCTGAACGCTTCCTCTTTCCCGGCCTTGTCGCCTCCCACGCGGAGGCGTGGATTGAAACGGCGTAGCGGGCCACCACGCTGGCGGGCATTTTCCTCGCCTCCCACGCGGAGGCGTGGATTGAAACATCGAGACGGCCCGCAAGAACGCCGAAGCCGTGGCCGTCGCCTCCCACGCGGAGGCGTGGATTGAAACTAGAAATACCATCTACCCTGAAATCACAAAGAGGCGTCGCCTCCCACGCGGAGGCGTGGATTGAAACATGGTGACGGCGCCGGGGTGGCAGGTGGTGCGCAGGTCGCCTCCCACGCGGAGGCGTGGATTGAAACTCTGTGTGATTCTGAACAGTATACGGCGGCCAGTGTCGCCTCCCACGCGGAGGCGTGGATTGAAACCCTTAATCAAAGACGCCTGAGTCCAGAAGAGAAAGTCGCCTCCCACGCGGAGGCGTGGATTGAAACAGAGTGCTGGTGTGGACGCCGCAAGCGTGGAGGCCTCGCCTCCCACGCGGAGGCGTGGATTGAAACTTTGTCCGCTACGTCTGGATCACCAGAGCCGAACATCGCCTCCCACGCGGAGGCGTGGATTGAAACTCCTCAGGCGTACAACACGGCCGACACGAGCAATAGTCGCCTCCCACGCGGAGGCGTGGATTGAAACTCCGAAAAAGTCCCGTATCGGCTGAAGCACCTTGAGTCGCCTCCCACGCGGAGGCGTGGATTGAAACCCGACGAATCGGTATTGTATTAGCCCACACCCGGAGTCGCCTCCCACGCGGAGGCGTGGATTGAAACTGTTCTCCAGATATATCCACCATCTATTCTTGGTGGTCGCCTCCCACGCGGAGGCGTGGATTGAAACGCCTTGAGGAAGGCGAAAAAGCCTCGGATGCCGTCGTCGCCTCCCACGCGGAGGCGTGGATTGAAACCCTGTACCAGAAAAAACTCTCGTTTGCATTCGTCGTCGCCTCCCACGCGGAGGCGTGGATTGAAACCGGCAGCAATAAGCTTAAGGACGCTTTGTGCTGCTGTCGCCTCCCACGCGGAGGCGTGGATTGAAACGTCATCATTCCCGCCGCCGGTTCCGCCACATCCGCCCAAGTCGCCTCCCACGCGGAGGCGTGGATTGAAACGTCATCAATGTGACGCAACTGCCGGACGATTACGTCGCCTCCCACGCGGAGGCGTGGATTGAAACATCGTGCTCATGGACGAATATGACGTCGTTCGGGTCGCCTCCCACGCGGAGGCGTGGATTGAAACCTCTCTTCTCTTCCCACCGCCATTGACGCGCTCTGTCGCCTCCCACGCGGAGGCGTGGATTGAAACCCACGGCGGCGGCGGCCAGCGCGGCCACGGCTACGGTCGCCTCCCACGCGGAGGCGTGGATTGAAACTTCTTTGACCGAGAGGAACCGTTTCAGTGGGACGTCGCCTCCCACGCGGAGGCGTGGATTGAAACAGCTCCACGTGGATGCCCGCCCAGGAGCCTTGGTCGTCGCCTCCCACGCGGAGGCGTGGATTGAAACCGTCTGGCAAGCTCATGAGCAAGAGCGGTGCAGACGTCGCCTCCCACGCGGAGGCGTGGATTGAAACTCTTCTCTGTTGCTTATGTTATGCAGTATGTGAGTCGCCTCCCACGCGGAGGCGTGGATTGAAACAACCGCCGTGGTCTGGCTCGCCTGACCTCTATCAGTCGCCTCCCACGCGGAGGCGTGGATTGAAACTTCTTGCACTGAGGAGAGATGCTCTGCAGTACGCGTCGCCTCCCACGCGGAGGCGTGGATTGAAACCACGTCAAAGTCACGGGCCATATGCCAGTAATTGAGAATCGCCTCCCACGCGGAGGCGTGGATTGAAACCACGTTTGTCCAAGTATTATTGCAAAGGCAGTTATAGGGTCGCCTCCCACGCGGAGGCGTGGATTGAAACCACGACCCATCCGTTTAACTCTCCACCAGATCTAAGTCGCCTCCCACGCGGAGGCGTGGATTGAAACCTGAAAGCCCTTCGTCTGCGTCAGGAGGACGGCGTCGCCTCCCACGCGGAGGCGTGGATTGAAACTGGATGCCCTGAGCGAGATGTTCGGCGGCAAGGGTCGCCTCCCACGCGGAGGCGTGGATTGAAACTGATGCTGTGCCGCCGCGTGGGTCAGCCAGAGCGCGGTCGCCTCCCACGCGGAGGCGTGGATTGAAACAGTGTGTTACGCATTTTGCGATTGGAACGCGGGGTCGCCTCCCACGCGGAGGCGTGGATTGAAACCCGCCTACTACGACGCCGCCACCGATCCCGGCACGTCGCCTCCCACGCGGAGGCGTGGATTGAAACAGGGGCTGATATAGAGGAGGCATCATGAGTCAGGAGTCGCCTCCCACGCGGAGGCGTGGATTGAAACATGAGCTTGCCCATTCCACAGGCCATCAGAGCCGTGTCGCCTCCCACGCGGAGGCGTGGATTGAAACTGCGGAAGCTATATAGTGGTCGCCCAGCCGCTCCGTCGCCTCCCACGCGGAGGCGTGGATTGAAACCCCTGAAAAAGCAGGCGGCCACGGAACAGGATAGTCGCCTCCCACGCGGAGGCGTGGATTGAAACGCCCACAGTGCCGGATCATGTGCGGCTCAGCCAGTCGCCTCCCACGCGGAGGCGTGGATTGAAACATCAGCGGGAAATCCGGCAAGCTGACGGAAGGAAGCGTCGCCTCCCACGCGGAGGCGTGGATTGAAACATCGACGGCGATCCTATGTTTGATTTGCAAGAGCACGTCGCCTCCCACGCGGAGGCGTGGATTGAAACAGGGCATGGGCCGAAGACGTTGGCCAGCGCGGGCGTCGCCTCCCACGCGGAGGCGTGGATTGAAACTTGACGTATATGGCCGAAAGATCTTTGGGCGCAAGTCGCCTCCCACGCGGAGGCGTGGATTGAAACTGGACTCAGGCGTCTTTGAAGAGCTACTTTTGCTTGTCGCCTCCCACGCGGAGGCGTGGATTGAAACTTGGCAAAAGGAATTGGAACACATAGGCCAGCAGGAGTCGCCTCCCACGCGGAGGCGTGGATTGAAACGCATAATCCATATCCAAAGCGTGTTGGTAATCGCGTCGCCTCCCACGCGGAGGCGTGGATTGAAACTGGTATCATCGCTCCAGCAACAAAAGCCGGAATCTCGCCTCCCACGCGGAGGCGTGGATTGAAACTCCTTGGAAGCCCGCTGATTATGGATACCCTGACGTCGCCTCCCACGCGGAGGCGTGGATTGAAACTCTCAGCTCTTCTCCCTGCGCAAAACTGGCAAAGGCGGCGGCTCGCCTCCCACGCGGAGGCGTGGATTGAAACTCTCAGCTCAGTGTTGCTCCATCCGGCCTCTACAGTCGCCTCCCACGCGGAGGCGTGGATTGAAACATCCACGTCCGGCCAGTGTATGCCGCTGCCCCTGCGTCGCCTCCCACGCGGAGGCGTGGATTGAAACGCGCCGTCGGCCACGAGTACGGTGGTTTTTAACCCGTCGCCTCCCACGCGGAGGCGTGGATTGAAACTCCCCCTTTTGTTGATTAAAATATAATAGCAATTGTCGCCTCCCACGCGGAGGCGTGGATTGAAACAATTACTCTGACGAGGTGGCGCGGCTGGCGCAGGAGTCGCCTCCCACGCGGAGGCGTGGATTGAAACAACCGCGCCGTGGCCTTTGCCCTGCTTAATGTGGTCGCCTCCCACGCGGAGGCGTGGATTGAAACAGGGCGATCATAGTGCAGGGGGAGGGCAACAGGAGTCGCCTCCCACGCGGAGGCGTGGATTGAAACCTCTTCTCCCTGCGCAAAACTGGCAAAGGCGGCGGCGTCGCCTCCCACGCGGAGGCGTGGATTGAAACCTGTCCCAAGCATACCAATCACCAGAATAAGGATGTCGCCTCCCACGCGGAGGCGTGGATTGAAACGCTCTACAGCGTCCACGCTGCTTAACGAACTGGGTCGCCTCCCACGCGGAGGCGTGGATTGAAACGGCGGCTCCGTCGTCCACGCCAGCCCCGGACGCGTCGCCTCCCACGCGGAGGCGTGGATTGAAACTCCTTGACGCTTACGCGTTTGACCATACCCGAGCGTCGCCTCCCACGCGGAGGCGTGGATTGAAACAAAATGATGCCATCCGGCTCAACATGGATGCCACCCGTCGCCTCCCACGCGGAGGCGTGGATTGAAACATGGCTGATGCTCGTGGTCAGCTGGGCGTAGCGCTATCGCCTCCCACGCGGAGGCGTGGATTGAAACCAGTCAGCCAGCGGCGCTCAATACGGGCGACAAGAAGTCGCCTCCCACGCGGAGGCGTGGATTGAAACAGCTTGCGACATGGTGCAAACTCCTATGGTTGAGATCGCCTCCCACGCGGAGGCGTGGATTGAAACTCTACTGTTACTGCGCTGTCTGACGTAGCGTCGGCGTCGCCTCCCACGCGGAGGCGTGGATTGAAACTCGTCCACCCGCACAGGCACATTGCCCTTGGGCAGTCGCCTCCCACGCGGAGGCGTGGATTGAAACATGTCACCGAACATACTCAATTGCACGTATGACGGTCGCCTCCCACGCGGAGGCGTGGATTGAAACTTGCGCGTATTGCAAAGCATCTCTCCTCAGTGCAAGTCGCCTCCCACGCGGAGGCGTGGATTGAAACCGACTGAACAGCATAAAAGCATATGCTGCCTTGAGTCGCCTCCCACGCGGAGGCGTGGATTGAAACATTCCCAGCCACTCTTTGCCAATACCACCCCGGTAGTCGCCTCCCACGCGGAGGCGTGGATTGAAACCAGTGTCGTGACCGGACCGGGATTTTCCGGCGCCGGTCGCCTCCCACGCGGAGGCGTGGATTGAAACGCCAAAAATGCTGACCCAGCAAAGAGGCGAAGAAGTCGCCTCCCACGCGGAGGCGTGGATTGAAACTTCAGGATTACAACGAAGACGCTATTGAGCTTCGCGTCGCCTCCCACGCGGAGGCGTGGATTGAAACCGCCTGCAAGTACGTCTACACATCCGGCCAATCGTCGCCTCCCACGCGGAGGCGTGGATTGAAACCGGCTGTGATAGGGGCCGCTCCAGCCGTCGCAGGTGTCGCCTCCCACGCGGAGGCGTGGATTGAAACACCGAAGCGCTCTCGTCGTCTTTTGGCCCGGGCGTCGCCTCCCACGCGGAGGCGTGGATTGAAACTGACGAGCGGCACCTGTGGCCCGCTTTCCACTACTCGCCTCCCACGCGGAGGCGTGGATTGAAACAATTTTGGTCTGCAGAGCCACGAGCGCGATAAGGTCGCCTCCCACGCGGAGGCGTGGATTGAAACAGTGAGGTACTCCAAACCGCTGAAGGTACTGACGTCGCCTCCCACGCGGAGGCGTGGATTGAAACAGAATATTTAACACAAGAGACAAGCTATGAAAAAGGTCGCCTCCCACGCGGAGGCGTGGATTGAAACACCGGCTACACCGGTCAGGCCATCCTTGTGAACCGCGTCGCCTCCCACGCGGAGGCGTGGATTGAAACGGGGCTGTGTTAAGCAACATGGCGGAAGCACTGAATGTCGCCTCCCACGCGGAGGCGTGGATTGAAACAAGCTGATCTCCCAGCCACCGCACCATGGCCACCGTCGCCTCCCACGCGGAGGCGTGGATTGAAACCACCTGAAAAATATTGCTCCACACCCATAGCCAGGTCGCCTCCCACGCGGAGGCGTGGATTGAAACACCACGAACACATCTGTGATAGATGAAGCGATGGCGTCGCCTCCCACGCGGAGGCGTGGATTGAAACCGGTAGGTAGGCAGGTTCGAGATCAGCTTTTGTCGTCGCCTCCCACGCGGAGGCGTGGATTGAAACCCGAGCCGCGCGGCGGCGTCCGCCCAGTCCTGACGGTCGCCTCCCACGCGGAGGCGTGGATTGAAACCCGGCCAGTTCAACGTCAACATGGCCATGTTGGGTCGCCTCCCACGCGGAGGCGTGGATTGAAACTCAGCCTGCTTTCACTGATGCCGAAATTGCCGCCGGTCGCCTCCCACGCGGAGGCGTGGATTGAAACCGTCCACTCTGGCCTTGGCTTCTTTATCCGCTACGTGTCGCCTCCCACGCGGAGGCGTGGATTGAAACAGCCTCACAGTTGAAGTTGTGGCCCGGCATGAGGCGTCGCCTCCCACGCGGAGGCGTGGATTGAAACTTTATCCGCTACGTCTGGATCACCAGAGCCGAACATGTCGCCTCCCACGCGGAGGCGTGGATTGAAACCCGGTACAGGGGGTTTTGCCCCGCCGGGAAAACGGTCGCCTCCCACGCGGAGGCGTGGATTGAAACTGGATCTTGCGTACAATAGACGTGTCCAGTCGTCGTCGCCTCCCACGCGGAGGCGTGGATTGAAACCCTATGAAGACGGAGGCCACGTGAAAGCGGTTCCGCGTCGCCTCCCACGCGGAGGCGTGGATTGAAACTTGACGTATATGGCCGAAAGATCTTTGGGCGCAACGTCGCCTCCCACGCGGAGGCGTGGATTGAAACCGTGCCTACCGAGCGCATCTTTGCCGCTCAGAAAAGTCGCCTCCCACGCGGAGGCGTGGATTGAAACTTGATAAGTGAAATGAGTTCGTCAAGGGCTCCATAGTCGCCTCCCACGCGGAGGCGTGGATTGAAACACGGCCTTCAGGGGTTAACGTAGCCATATATATCGTCGCCTCCCACGCGGAGGCGTGGATTGAAACATCTCAAGTGTGGTCATAATGAAACCTCTCGCTGGTCGCCTCCCACGCGGAGGCGTGGATTGAAACTGAACATGGCCTTCAATCTGGGCGTGGACGGCCTGGTCGCCTCCCACGCGGAGGCGTGGATTGAAACGTGACTTCAGCACCGACCGCCGCATAGGCGATAGGTCGCCTCCCACGCGGAGGCGTGGATTGAAACTGGACAATAATGCGTCGACGATCGGCGAAGGTTGTCGCCTCCCACGCGGAGGCGTGGATTGAAACCTGGCGGCGGCGTCCGATATACCTATCGCTCGTGTCGCCTCCCACGCGGAGGCGTGGATTGAAACTGTACTGTGGCGAGTGACAGCGAGACCCCCCCCCGTCGCCTCCCACGCGGAGGCGTGGATTGAAACCGTATAAGCTTAAAAAGCAGCGCGTGAAGCAGTTGTCGCCTCCCACGCGGAGGCGTGGATTGAAACTGTCCATCTATTACACTACGAGTTGTACGGCCGGTCGCCTCCCACGCGGAGGCGTGGATTGAAACGTTGCAAAGCCATGACCGTGGTAGTGTCAGCACCGGTCGCCTCCCACGCGGAGGCGTGGATTGAAACCTCAGCCTGCTTTCACTGATGCCGAAATTGCCGCGTCGCCTCCCACGCGGAGGCGTGGATTGAAACTAAAATAAAACATACCCATACCCCTCTCACCCGAGTCGCCTCCCACGCGGAGGCGTGGATTGAAACTCTTGGTACGCAACAGGGCGCGTATCAGCTGGTCGTCGCCTCCCACGCGGAGGCGTGGATTGAAACTCCCGCTGGCTCAGTACAGTTTGCTCGCCAATACTCGTCGCCTCCCACGCGGAGGCGTGGATTGAAACTTCCTTGGAAGCCCGCTGATTATGGATACCCTGACGGTCGCCTCCCACGCGGAGGCGTGGATTGAAACTCACAGTCATGAAGGCGTAGAGCCGGGATCTGGCAGTCGCCTCCCACGCGGAGGCGTGGATTGAAACTCAGCTCCGGACAATGCGACTACGAAAGCAGAGCGTCGCCTCCCACGCGGAGGCGTGGATTGAAACATGTGGCGATTGCTAAGGGCCGGGAGCACGAGAAGTCGCCTCCCACGCGGAGGCGTGGATTGAAACTCATACTTATCTTTGCCACGGTAGTTAGCCGTGGTTGTCGCCTCCCACGCGGAGGCGTGGATTGAAACTCCTGTGACGTAATATGTCTTTTCCGCGTGGTAGAGTCGCCTCCCACGCGGAGGCGTGGATTGAAACAAAATGAGTCTGACAAAAAAATTTCTCAAAAAAGTCGCCTCCCACGCGGAGGCGTGGATTGAAACTTCCAAGCCCACAACGATCGTACGTGCGTTGGTGTCGC
This window encodes:
- the cas4 gene encoding CRISPR-associated protein Cas4; protein product: MDEADFVPLSALQHYAYCPRQCALIHLEQIWEENSHTAEGRLMHEHAHSGESTARGQVRLVTDLPLRSVRLGVSGKADVVEFRRCGGAWRPYPVEYKKGSPHGHAEADAVQVCAQAVCLEEMLGTSIPEAAIFYGAQRRRSVVPLTEDLRRKSADIALAVHELFRIGKTPLPEKRGHCAACSLQNACMPAFVEESALAARYLEALWREP
- the cas1c gene encoding type I-C CRISPR-associated endonuclease Cas1c, with protein sequence MKRHLNTLFVTTQNTWLSKDGECVSLRAEGRELGKVPIHTIGSLVCFGQVSCSSFLLGHCAQNGVAVSWLTENGRFMAAMHGPTTGNVLLRREQYRKTDSAEGAVPLARAFITGKIVNCRTVLRRAAREHPEEHADGGLARACESLTSCLQRLPQARSLDEIRGLEGEAAGMYFSVFGRLISAKAKGIRFTGRSRRPPLDEINCLLSFFYTLLAADLRGAIESVGLDPAVGFLHRDRPGRPSLALDMMEEFRPVLADRLALTLVNRGQIRAKDFEQTASGAVLLKEKARKEVLVAYQERKREEILHPFLNERMTTGLLWHMQARLLARHIRGEMDAYPPFVIR
- the cas2 gene encoding CRISPR-associated endonuclease Cas2, producing MLVLVSYDVNTEDAAGRRRLRRIARHCQNWGQRVQFSVFECAVDPAQWKNLRAALLNEMDQDKDSLRFYFLGSSWRGKIEHWGVKPGYDPEGPLIF